In Lujinxingia litoralis, a single window of DNA contains:
- a CDS encoding glycosyltransferase family 2 protein — MFEAKRVAVVVPAYCEAAILPRTLAGLPAYVDDVIVVDDGSPDATFEVARGLAAREARVEVVRLGFNYGVGRAIVSGYERALQLGADVVVVMAADDQMDPRDLPDVIAPVARGEADYVKGNRLRHDEIGRMPPLRRAGTWALGRLTSVVSGLEGLEDTQCGYTAIGRAMLERLPLGELYPRYGYPNDMLIRLAERGARVAQPVVRPVYADEVSGLKITKVIGPISGILMRGAWRRWTGRGSSTRAAARRAAPTRLPVAPPPVVGAVDSGEAFGAAAE, encoded by the coding sequence ATGTTTGAAGCAAAGCGCGTGGCTGTGGTGGTGCCGGCTTACTGTGAGGCGGCGATCTTGCCGCGAACGCTGGCCGGGCTCCCCGCCTACGTTGATGATGTGATCGTGGTCGATGACGGTTCGCCGGACGCCACCTTTGAGGTCGCCCGGGGGCTGGCGGCCCGGGAGGCGCGGGTGGAGGTGGTGCGTCTGGGCTTCAACTACGGGGTGGGGCGGGCGATTGTGAGCGGTTATGAGCGCGCGCTGCAGCTGGGGGCCGATGTGGTTGTGGTGATGGCGGCCGATGATCAGATGGACCCCCGGGATCTGCCCGATGTGATCGCGCCGGTGGCTCGTGGCGAGGCGGATTACGTCAAAGGCAATCGCCTGCGCCATGACGAGATCGGTCGGATGCCGCCCCTGCGCCGGGCGGGCACCTGGGCGCTGGGGAGATTGACCAGCGTGGTCAGCGGGCTGGAGGGCCTGGAAGATACGCAGTGCGGCTACACCGCGATCGGTCGAGCGATGTTGGAGCGGCTGCCGCTTGGCGAGCTCTACCCGCGCTATGGTTATCCCAACGACATGTTAATTCGGCTGGCCGAGCGCGGCGCGCGGGTGGCGCAGCCGGTGGTGCGGCCGGTGTACGCCGATGAGGTCTCGGGGTTGAAGATCACCAAGGTGATCGGGCCTATCAGCGGGATTTTGATGCGGGGAGCCTGGCGGCGCTGGACCGGGCGGGGCAGCAGCACCCGGGCGGCGGCTCGGCGCGCGGCGCCGACGCGGTTGCCGGTGGCGCCGCCGCCGGTGGTGGGGGCGGTCGACTCGGGCGAGGCGTTTGGCGCTGCGGCGGAGTGA
- a CDS encoding LemA family protein: MSEGKESEQEGSGLTGKLGLAAVGALLMVLGLLAGLGSFSELGQARQLDRGVIQRIGGALPGGALLRGEVVSAGEVFRATGHDAPCVYHLREEYKRQGSGSDKKKWHRVLSKANRAPFTLKDDSGQVAVHPNKDVNFRVEKVYEERTADRRIEEYCLEVGATATVMGMVRLERSRTFVDFENLEGLKPAIVSGSGERARADASLVSYVFVLVALLLVGLGVWALFNGLGFVSVGGFVSLMTVVMLLFLSVLGLRLTLQELKQNQQTIEQARTATEEVTRDLLGSAAKGWKLDWAHAWNYDAAPFKSLSRAERERVQLMRANLATMVEQARRFQSRPPEVLFALALGYARPAEVVLNAEETALKPDVERVWRRGLTVGQALLGGLLTGLLGLLFSWLGLREIRGLRVSRSLPTPAVEAVVYGTTELKGRVEVHPDHGTVLSPLKQRPCVMYTEAPQTLDKRGDGKKSGVGTRSYEARPFYCVDATGKILIEPDGVELLTDHHEERKVGKDDKQEFWRLEEGDEIYVLGTAVVEEGSYTTLKLGRGAGEVPFIISTWKEARVQRSKAKKGTGLLAVGVVGVIGAALSVLGMVMTFSPLMFTGGAMVVCAWALVMPVIFLFNDMVFMRLRVDRAWANIEVSLKKRFDLITALEEMVRGMFDHEQALHQAVSSARERRERLSKSREGLEAVAEEEEVLARRMMGVLESYPELRSDEQVARLGQALRDVENELMLMRSGYNEAVTFYNTRRERFPQKLVAAPMGFVGRPLWDEREQAVSGVGQG; encoded by the coding sequence GTGAGTGAAGGGAAAGAGTCGGAGCAAGAGGGCAGCGGGTTGACCGGGAAGTTGGGTCTGGCCGCCGTGGGGGCGCTCCTGATGGTGTTGGGGTTGCTCGCCGGGCTGGGGAGCTTTTCGGAGCTCGGGCAGGCGCGTCAGCTCGATCGCGGTGTGATTCAGCGCATCGGTGGGGCGCTGCCCGGTGGAGCGCTGCTCCGCGGTGAGGTCGTCTCGGCCGGGGAGGTGTTTAGGGCCACCGGTCATGACGCGCCCTGCGTGTATCACCTTCGGGAAGAGTATAAGCGCCAGGGCTCCGGGTCGGATAAGAAGAAGTGGCATCGCGTTTTGAGCAAGGCCAATCGGGCGCCCTTTACGCTCAAAGATGATAGCGGCCAGGTGGCGGTGCACCCGAACAAAGACGTGAACTTCCGGGTGGAGAAGGTCTACGAGGAGCGCACCGCGGACCGGCGTATTGAAGAGTACTGCCTGGAGGTAGGGGCCACGGCCACGGTGATGGGGATGGTGCGGCTGGAGCGCAGCCGGACCTTTGTCGACTTTGAGAACCTCGAGGGGCTCAAGCCGGCGATTGTCAGCGGGAGTGGGGAGCGGGCCCGGGCCGATGCCTCGTTGGTGAGTTATGTGTTTGTGCTGGTGGCGCTCTTGTTGGTGGGGCTGGGCGTGTGGGCGCTCTTTAACGGACTGGGATTTGTCTCGGTGGGTGGTTTTGTCAGCCTGATGACGGTGGTGATGCTCCTCTTTCTGAGTGTTCTGGGGCTGCGTCTGACTCTTCAGGAGCTGAAGCAGAATCAACAGACGATCGAGCAGGCCCGGACGGCCACCGAGGAGGTCACCCGCGATCTTCTGGGAAGCGCGGCCAAGGGATGGAAGCTCGACTGGGCGCATGCCTGGAATTACGACGCGGCTCCCTTCAAGAGCCTCAGCCGGGCGGAGCGGGAGCGGGTGCAGCTGATGCGCGCGAACCTGGCGACGATGGTGGAGCAGGCGCGTCGTTTTCAGAGCCGGCCGCCGGAGGTGTTGTTTGCGCTGGCGCTGGGGTATGCGCGTCCGGCCGAAGTGGTGCTTAATGCCGAGGAGACGGCGCTGAAGCCCGACGTGGAACGCGTCTGGCGTCGAGGATTGACGGTGGGACAGGCCCTGCTCGGCGGGCTTTTGACCGGGTTGCTCGGGCTTCTCTTTAGCTGGCTGGGGTTGCGCGAGATCCGGGGGCTGCGCGTCTCGCGAAGCCTGCCCACGCCGGCGGTCGAGGCGGTGGTCTACGGCACGACCGAACTCAAAGGGCGCGTCGAAGTGCATCCGGACCATGGGACGGTGCTCTCGCCGCTGAAGCAGCGGCCCTGCGTGATGTACACCGAGGCTCCTCAGACGCTTGATAAGCGTGGGGATGGCAAGAAGAGCGGCGTGGGGACTCGCAGCTATGAGGCACGGCCCTTTTACTGCGTCGACGCGACCGGCAAGATTCTCATTGAGCCCGATGGCGTGGAGTTGCTCACCGACCATCATGAAGAGCGCAAGGTCGGCAAGGATGACAAGCAGGAGTTCTGGCGTCTGGAGGAAGGCGACGAGATCTATGTGCTGGGCACGGCCGTGGTGGAGGAGGGCTCTTACACGACGTTGAAACTGGGGCGGGGAGCCGGCGAGGTGCCTTTTATTATCAGCACCTGGAAGGAAGCGCGGGTGCAGCGCTCCAAGGCAAAGAAGGGCACCGGGCTGCTGGCGGTGGGGGTGGTCGGGGTGATCGGGGCCGCGCTGAGTGTGCTGGGGATGGTCATGACCTTTTCGCCGTTGATGTTCACCGGTGGGGCAATGGTGGTGTGCGCCTGGGCGCTGGTGATGCCGGTGATCTTTTTGTTCAACGACATGGTCTTCATGCGCCTGCGGGTGGATCGGGCCTGGGCCAATATCGAAGTTTCGCTCAAGAAGCGTTTTGATCTGATCACGGCGTTGGAAGAGATGGTGCGCGGGATGTTTGATCATGAACAGGCGCTCCACCAGGCGGTGAGTTCGGCCCGGGAGCGCCGCGAGCGCCTGTCGAAGAGCCGGGAAGGGTTGGAGGCGGTGGCCGAAGAAGAGGAAGTGCTGGCCCGGCGGATGATGGGAGTACTGGAGTCGTATCCCGAGCTGCGCAGCGACGAGCAGGTTGCGCGTCTGGGGCAGGCGCTCCGTGATGTGGAGAATGAGCTCATGCTCATGCGCTCGGGCTACAACGAGGCGGTGACCTTCTATAATACGCGTCGGGAGCGTTTTCCGCAGAAGCTGGTGGCCGCTCCGATGGGGTTTGTCGGGCGTCCGCTCTGGGATGAGCGCGAGCAGGCGGTGTCGGGGGTGGGCCAGGGCTGA
- the murI gene encoding glutamate racemase, with product MHPHAHRPIGVFDSGVGGLTVMRALVEALPHEDLLYLGDTARVPYGNRGAETIRRYALNAARLLVNRNIKALVVACNTATAYALPALQDALDIPVFGVVEPVAALAAARSQSGHIALIGTRATVRSHSYTRALMNLRPDAHVHPIACPLLVPLAEEGWTRGPVVEEVLQHYLEPLTRSPIDTMILGCTHYPLLRQAISEVISRIAPHPVELLDSATATATELRETLARLQLATTSTDPGQHRFLLTDLPEGFVETASRFFGQSVAERCEHVDIIDTFASTPG from the coding sequence ATGCATCCCCACGCCCACCGCCCCATTGGCGTCTTCGACAGCGGCGTCGGCGGCCTCACCGTCATGCGCGCGCTGGTCGAGGCTCTCCCCCACGAAGACCTCCTCTACCTGGGCGACACCGCCCGCGTGCCCTACGGCAATCGCGGCGCCGAGACCATCCGCCGCTACGCCCTCAACGCCGCTCGCCTGCTGGTCAACCGCAACATCAAAGCCCTGGTCGTGGCCTGCAACACCGCCACCGCCTACGCGCTCCCCGCCCTCCAGGACGCTCTCGACATCCCGGTCTTCGGCGTCGTTGAGCCGGTCGCCGCCCTGGCCGCCGCCCGCTCTCAATCCGGACACATCGCGCTGATCGGCACCCGCGCCACCGTGCGCAGCCACAGCTACACGCGCGCGCTGATGAATCTTCGCCCCGATGCCCACGTCCACCCCATAGCCTGCCCCCTGCTCGTGCCCCTGGCCGAAGAGGGCTGGACCCGGGGACCGGTCGTCGAAGAGGTCCTCCAGCACTACCTTGAGCCACTGACCCGCTCCCCGATCGACACCATGATCCTCGGCTGTACTCACTACCCCCTGCTACGCCAGGCCATCTCCGAGGTCATCTCCCGGATTGCGCCTCACCCCGTGGAACTTCTCGACAGCGCCACGGCCACCGCCACCGAGCTCCGAGAGACCCTGGCCAGGCTTCAGCTCGCCACCACGTCGACCGACCCCGGTCAACATCGCTTCCTGCTCACCGATCTTCCCGAAGGCTTTGTCGAGACCGCCTCGCGCTTCTTTGGCCAGTCCGTCGCCGAGCGCTGCGAGCACGTCGACATCATCGACACCTTCGCCTCCACCCCCGGTTAA
- a CDS encoding murein hydrolase activator EnvC family protein, which produces MAGRESTPWRALSLGALLVLSVFVGGDALAGSGSPGGDWLEVLDAREREVLALEDALERQRAQARTIDGSGDLVMADERAVWRATRGMRRQVSERLALWDAADRQAARQAVWQPPADADRLSRLLQLSETGALEESIGDDVGTLKELAQGVERGAELLVWRTALDVELAGDAAKLATRKAERQLWIKRALKDGGRGLSGAFVQAAQALEEAGESMPENPSTADFHRKKGALVPPVSEAAAHLFGPRKLEGSQTLVRHTGLTYRVEAGTDVRPVSSGLVVFADRFTGYGRLVIVDHGGGYHSLYAHLGAVEVAVGQRVGRADVLGVSGESGSLEGPKLYFELRERGRAIDPSPWFVTR; this is translated from the coding sequence ATGGCAGGTCGAGAGAGCACACCATGGCGCGCGCTGAGTCTGGGGGCGCTTCTTGTGTTGAGCGTCTTTGTGGGAGGCGATGCGTTGGCCGGATCCGGGAGCCCGGGAGGCGATTGGCTTGAGGTGCTGGATGCCCGAGAGCGCGAGGTGCTGGCACTGGAAGATGCGCTGGAGCGTCAGCGCGCGCAGGCCCGGACGATCGATGGCAGCGGCGACCTGGTGATGGCCGATGAGCGCGCGGTCTGGCGAGCGACCCGGGGGATGCGTCGCCAGGTGAGCGAGCGTCTGGCCTTGTGGGATGCGGCCGATCGGCAGGCGGCTCGACAGGCAGTGTGGCAGCCTCCGGCCGATGCCGACCGTCTTTCTCGCCTGTTGCAGCTCAGTGAGACCGGGGCGCTGGAGGAGAGCATCGGCGACGATGTGGGTACGCTTAAGGAGCTGGCGCAGGGGGTGGAGCGCGGCGCCGAGCTCCTGGTCTGGCGCACCGCGCTCGACGTGGAGTTGGCCGGCGATGCGGCTAAATTGGCGACCCGTAAGGCGGAGCGCCAGCTGTGGATTAAGCGGGCGCTTAAAGATGGTGGGCGAGGGCTGAGCGGGGCTTTTGTGCAGGCGGCTCAGGCGCTGGAGGAGGCCGGGGAGTCGATGCCGGAGAATCCTTCGACGGCAGATTTTCATCGCAAGAAAGGGGCGCTGGTCCCGCCGGTGAGCGAAGCCGCGGCCCATCTCTTTGGACCACGCAAGCTGGAGGGCTCGCAGACCCTGGTGCGCCATACCGGGTTGACGTATCGGGTGGAGGCCGGCACCGATGTGCGGCCGGTGTCGTCGGGGCTGGTGGTGTTTGCCGATCGCTTCACCGGCTACGGTCGGCTGGTGATCGTGGACCACGGCGGGGGGTATCACTCACTCTACGCGCATCTGGGCGCGGTGGAGGTGGCAGTCGGACAACGCGTGGGGCGTGCCGATGTGCTGGGGGTCAGCGGGGAGAGCGGGAGTCTGGAAGGACCGAAGTTGTATTTTGAGCTGCGTGAGCGCGGACGAGCCATCGATCCGAGCCCCTGGTTTGTGACGCGCTGA
- a CDS encoding glycosyltransferase, with amino-acid sequence MNLVVLTSSYPRFEGDGAGAFVARWCESLVARGHRVRVLCFRGPEARGGVRRGVDLRFVPYAPRPWERLFFGQGGPENLEREPGLAALAVPAVAAMFGAALAEVRRERCDRVVGHWVLPGGLVARAVERVTGVPSAIVGHSGGVHALGGLPAAVSARLARAALAGPLTMSSAPLAATLARLAGAPGRGGATPVAPMGYDGPAPEGAPGVDAWRGDGALRVGFMGRLVPIKGVDRAIRAVQELRSAGLDVTLEIAGEGAERRRLERPGGEEGVCFRGHLSGAEKASFLHRLDVFVMPSRRMASGRHEGMPVSLLEAAGVGAVPVVGEVPGVERWLAEPDWQVAQRADELRGALRRVAELKARSPEGYLALRAQTRARVESLCWPAYAARWERWLESPQRGFWDAPGAVAVEG; translated from the coding sequence ATGAACCTGGTGGTTCTGACCAGCAGCTACCCGCGCTTTGAGGGGGACGGTGCCGGGGCTTTTGTGGCCCGGTGGTGCGAGAGCCTGGTCGCCCGGGGGCATCGGGTGAGGGTGTTGTGTTTTCGCGGTCCGGAGGCTCGGGGAGGCGTGCGGCGAGGGGTGGATCTGCGATTTGTGCCCTATGCTCCGCGGCCCTGGGAGCGCCTGTTTTTTGGGCAGGGAGGGCCGGAGAACCTGGAGCGAGAGCCGGGGCTGGCGGCGTTGGCCGTGCCCGCGGTAGCGGCCATGTTCGGAGCGGCGCTGGCCGAGGTACGCCGGGAGCGATGCGACCGGGTGGTGGGGCACTGGGTGTTGCCCGGTGGGCTGGTGGCCCGGGCGGTGGAGCGGGTGACGGGGGTGCCCTCGGCGATTGTGGGGCATTCGGGAGGGGTGCATGCGCTGGGTGGGTTGCCGGCTGCGGTGAGCGCGCGTCTGGCGCGCGCGGCGCTGGCCGGCCCGCTGACGATGAGCAGCGCTCCTCTGGCCGCGACGCTCGCCAGGCTGGCCGGTGCGCCGGGGCGAGGCGGGGCGACGCCGGTGGCGCCCATGGGCTACGACGGGCCGGCACCTGAGGGCGCCCCGGGAGTTGATGCGTGGCGGGGAGATGGGGCGTTGCGGGTGGGGTTTATGGGGCGTCTGGTGCCGATAAAGGGCGTGGATCGCGCGATACGCGCCGTGCAGGAGCTACGGTCGGCGGGGCTGGATGTCACGCTGGAGATCGCTGGCGAGGGGGCGGAGCGCCGGCGTTTGGAGCGCCCGGGCGGGGAGGAGGGTGTGTGCTTCAGGGGGCACTTAAGCGGCGCGGAGAAGGCTTCATTCCTGCACCGGTTGGACGTTTTTGTGATGCCCTCTCGCCGCATGGCGTCGGGGCGTCACGAGGGGATGCCCGTCTCGCTGCTGGAGGCCGCCGGGGTGGGGGCGGTGCCGGTGGTAGGGGAGGTGCCCGGGGTGGAGCGGTGGCTGGCCGAGCCCGACTGGCAGGTGGCGCAACGCGCCGATGAGCTTCGCGGCGCGTTGCGACGGGTGGCCGAACTCAAGGCTCGGAGCCCCGAAGGCTATCTGGCGCTGCGGGCGCAGACGCGCGCACGGGTCGAGAGTCTGTGCTGGCCAGCCTATGCGGCGCGTTGGGAGCGCTGGCTGGAGTCGCCGCAGCGGGGGTTCTGGGACGCGCCAGGCGCTGTGGCCGTTGAGGGTTGA
- a CDS encoding ATP-binding cassette domain-containing protein yields the protein MIALYDVIIPGAFAGGAVSRALTWRVEAGQWAEVVGGAGSGKSALFEVLTLGSLPASGRLVVAGRNLDRAGRGGLAAVRREIGGCAQWPQVLAERTVIEHAVLPMVARGQQGRALVAAEEALGALGLDACREVCGAELSAQQRALLGVVMATVGRPKLVVVDAVQEGLEAAWRGRVLSWLWQLKEGGSTVVVLGRRPTSRAREGEVLRLGGLEVVEEASC from the coding sequence ATGATCGCATTGTATGACGTCATTATCCCGGGCGCGTTTGCCGGGGGGGCAGTGTCGCGCGCGCTGACCTGGCGAGTGGAAGCCGGGCAGTGGGCCGAGGTCGTGGGTGGCGCCGGCAGTGGCAAGAGTGCGCTTTTTGAGGTGCTCACGCTGGGGAGTTTGCCGGCGAGTGGGCGCCTGGTGGTGGCCGGCCGGAACCTGGATCGGGCGGGACGAGGGGGACTGGCGGCGGTGCGTCGCGAGATCGGGGGATGTGCGCAGTGGCCGCAGGTGCTGGCGGAGCGCACCGTGATCGAGCACGCGGTGTTGCCGATGGTCGCCCGTGGGCAGCAGGGGCGCGCGCTGGTCGCGGCCGAAGAGGCGCTGGGAGCGCTGGGTCTGGACGCCTGTCGGGAGGTCTGTGGCGCGGAGCTCTCGGCGCAGCAGCGGGCCTTGCTCGGTGTGGTGATGGCCACTGTGGGGAGGCCGAAGCTCGTTGTGGTCGACGCAGTTCAGGAGGGGCTGGAAGCCGCGTGGCGTGGGCGGGTGCTCTCGTGGCTCTGGCAGCTTAAGGAAGGGGGAAGCACGGTGGTCGTGCTGGGGCGCCGCCCCACCAGTCGTGCGCGTGAGGGGGAGGTGCTCCGTCTGGGCGGGCTGGAGGTTGTGGAGGAGGCGTCATGTTGA
- a CDS encoding L,D-transpeptidase family protein: MKRVDILGRWQKRLAVASCAWVLASCGMEGSEAPGPLPVPVEAARQLVESRVGELAPVLEEAAREKALRGAVEALVANEAARPFAARVQSGLRYSTVYQREYVDGERWPFLTDAGGLNEVGIAVLEEVRKAPLHGIELTLFGLERIEKLQARIAALSPDEPAGEESAFKLQPQEVESLVVAVSAFAETHGGLEGPVVERTLIRGGAGLERVQEYVRERGRAFAERSALRAELELYVADAALRYAREMRHANLNRLGWRELRDAGGSTELILGRMQRTLGALNQARGADDVQEVFRGLEPDHPQYRALFEATQRYREWVAAGGWPQVRPVSLREGTRSPRVGVLRERLRREGYLSPVEPDEEVVEPGDEAEEASAELVARADVPDPDGEVARAEVLDPDEEVARADVLDPDEEVARAAVLDPDEEVARSDAASAEQEVARSDAASADEVPADEVVPEVDPDVVDAALIEAMRLYRQTHQFQERGEPTAGVWRSLNVSAERRLAQMELTLGRWRESQMDGDEDFVFVNIPDFHAEVFVEGERQMRFRVVVGNNKRVCDSESGRWKYPNATPVQWAPMEHMILNPSWYVPPRLVRESLAPKAARNPNYYEEKGYEVLQLGSGEAVRQKPGPDNALGVAKFIFPNEQNIYLHDTPQKHYFDYPVRGFSSGCVRVHQPVELARFLAEYQGREELNVDELIDSGRTRKIDFERQLPVFIEYYTVWIDEAGHANFLADIYRHDARRSSEDPEAFDSCIQRRAPKESPLEGSEDEPTGVGDDLGP, translated from the coding sequence ATGAAGCGAGTGGATATTCTGGGGCGATGGCAAAAGAGGCTGGCAGTAGCGAGCTGTGCCTGGGTGCTGGCGAGCTGTGGCATGGAGGGCAGTGAGGCTCCCGGGCCGCTGCCCGTGCCGGTGGAAGCGGCCCGTCAGTTGGTGGAGTCGCGTGTCGGGGAGCTGGCGCCGGTGCTGGAAGAGGCTGCCCGCGAGAAGGCGCTGCGCGGAGCCGTGGAGGCGTTGGTGGCAAATGAGGCGGCCCGGCCTTTTGCCGCGCGGGTTCAGTCGGGGCTGCGCTATTCGACGGTGTATCAGCGCGAGTATGTGGATGGAGAGCGCTGGCCCTTTTTGACCGACGCAGGGGGGCTTAATGAGGTGGGGATCGCTGTGTTGGAGGAGGTGCGAAAGGCCCCCTTGCACGGCATCGAGCTGACGCTCTTTGGGTTGGAGCGCATTGAGAAACTCCAGGCGCGTATCGCGGCGTTGAGTCCCGATGAGCCCGCTGGCGAGGAGAGCGCCTTTAAGCTCCAGCCTCAGGAAGTGGAGTCGCTGGTCGTGGCGGTCAGTGCGTTTGCTGAGACTCATGGGGGGCTGGAGGGGCCGGTGGTTGAGCGTACGCTGATCCGCGGGGGGGCGGGGCTGGAGCGGGTACAGGAGTATGTGCGGGAGCGGGGCCGGGCGTTTGCCGAGCGCTCGGCGTTGCGCGCCGAGCTGGAGCTCTACGTGGCGGACGCCGCGCTGCGATACGCCCGGGAGATGCGTCACGCCAACCTCAATCGCCTGGGCTGGCGGGAATTGCGCGATGCCGGTGGTTCCACCGAGCTTATTCTGGGGAGGATGCAACGCACGCTGGGAGCGCTGAACCAGGCCCGGGGGGCCGACGATGTGCAGGAGGTGTTCCGGGGGCTGGAGCCCGATCATCCCCAGTACCGGGCGCTCTTTGAGGCCACGCAGCGCTATCGGGAGTGGGTGGCCGCAGGTGGGTGGCCGCAGGTGCGTCCGGTGTCGCTTCGCGAGGGGACGCGTAGCCCACGGGTGGGCGTCTTGCGCGAGCGGCTGCGGCGAGAGGGCTATCTCTCGCCGGTGGAGCCCGATGAGGAGGTTGTCGAGCCCGGTGATGAGGCCGAAGAGGCGTCGGCGGAGTTGGTCGCGCGTGCCGATGTGCCGGATCCGGATGGGGAGGTCGCGCGTGCCGAGGTGCTGGATCCGGATGAGGAGGTCGCGCGTGCCGATGTGCTGGATCCGGATGAGGAGGTCGCGCGTGCCGCGGTGCTGGATCCGGATGAGGAGGTCGCGCGTAGCGATGCGGCGAGTGCGGAGCAGGAGGTCGCGCGTAGCGATGCGGCGAGTGCGGACGAGGTGCCGGCGGACGAGGTGGTGCCCGAGGTCGATCCTGACGTCGTCGATGCTGCGCTCATCGAAGCGATGCGGCTGTATCGCCAGACCCATCAGTTCCAGGAGCGTGGCGAGCCCACCGCCGGGGTGTGGCGAAGTCTCAACGTGAGCGCCGAGAGAAGGCTCGCGCAGATGGAGCTGACGCTGGGGCGCTGGCGGGAGAGTCAGATGGATGGAGACGAGGACTTCGTCTTTGTGAACATCCCTGACTTTCACGCCGAGGTCTTTGTGGAGGGAGAGCGGCAGATGCGCTTTCGGGTGGTTGTCGGCAACAACAAGCGGGTGTGCGACAGCGAGAGCGGCCGTTGGAAGTATCCCAACGCCACACCGGTGCAGTGGGCGCCGATGGAGCATATGATCCTCAACCCGTCCTGGTATGTGCCGCCGCGTCTGGTGCGTGAGTCGCTGGCGCCCAAGGCTGCAAGGAACCCGAATTACTACGAGGAGAAAGGCTACGAGGTTCTTCAGCTGGGAAGCGGGGAGGCCGTGCGCCAGAAGCCCGGGCCCGACAACGCGCTGGGGGTGGCGAAGTTCATCTTCCCCAATGAGCAAAATATCTACCTGCATGATACCCCCCAGAAGCATTATTTTGACTACCCGGTGCGCGGGTTCAGCTCCGGATGTGTGCGCGTGCATCAACCGGTGGAGTTGGCACGTTTTCTGGCCGAGTATCAGGGGCGGGAGGAGCTCAATGTCGATGAGCTGATCGACTCGGGGCGTACGCGAAAGATCGATTTTGAGCGTCAGCTGCCGGTGTTCATCGAATATTACACCGTGTGGATCGATGAAGCCGGCCACGCCAACTTCCTGGCGGATATCTACCGTCATGATGCGCGCCGAAGTTCCGAGGACCCCGAGGCGTTCGATAGTTGCATTCAGCGTCGTGCTCCGAAGGAGTCTCCTCTGGAGGGCAGTGAGGATGAGCCGACCGGCGTGGGTGACGACCTTGGTCCGTGA
- a CDS encoding isochorismatase family protein → MTDIYLGSKSALLVVDVQERLLKAMPEPEMERCLHATKTLVELAKEVGAQIVYTEQYPGGLGPTEASLLQALNDADAERVEKMTFDACAAPEFHRFLIELPKRIVVCGMEAHICVQATVRALIEHRHRVFVPFDAVISRRLENRDNGLRVMEQAGAVITNYETVVFDALRSAEHPAFKTFSKKVR, encoded by the coding sequence ATGACCGACATCTACCTTGGTTCAAAATCCGCGCTGCTGGTGGTCGACGTCCAGGAGCGTCTGCTCAAGGCGATGCCCGAGCCCGAGATGGAGCGCTGCCTCCATGCCACCAAAACACTGGTGGAGCTGGCCAAAGAGGTGGGCGCCCAGATCGTCTACACCGAACAGTACCCCGGGGGCCTGGGTCCCACCGAAGCCTCGCTCCTCCAGGCGCTCAACGACGCCGATGCAGAACGCGTCGAAAAAATGACCTTTGATGCCTGCGCCGCTCCGGAGTTCCACCGCTTCCTGATCGAACTTCCCAAACGCATCGTCGTCTGCGGCATGGAGGCACATATCTGTGTGCAGGCTACGGTGCGCGCGCTGATCGAGCACCGCCACCGGGTCTTCGTGCCCTTCGACGCGGTGATCAGCCGCCGTCTGGAGAACCGCGACAACGGCCTGCGGGTGATGGAGCAGGCCGGCGCTGTCATCACCAACTACGAGACGGTGGTCTTCGACGCACTGCGAAGCGCCGAACACCCGGCGTTTAAGACCTTCTCCAAAAAAGTGCGCTGA